The stretch of DNA CGCTCGCCACCTCGAGACTGCGGTCCAGCCGTCGCCGTCGTCGGCCTCGAGTTCGACCGCGAGTTCGTCTGGGTCTATCGCATCGTACTCGTCCTGGAATTGCCGGATCTGTGATTTGAGGTCTCGGATGCCGTCGACGAGTTCGTCTTTCGTCAGCTCAGAGTGTAACTCCTGAATCCGACTCATCGCGACGGTCTCTCGAGAGCGTTTGTATCTCGTTCCTTTCCCGGCGTCGTCGGTATCGGCGTATCCCGCTTCGGCGAGCGTGTTCAGGTGCTTTCGAGCACTGGGTTCGCTCACCCTCGCACGTTTGGCGATCGACTTCGCGTACTGGTACGACGTGGTCTCGAGCAGCACCTCCTTGACGCGGTCGAAC from Natronobacterium texcoconense encodes:
- a CDS encoding winged helix-turn-helix domain-containing protein, which encodes MPEEPLWEGNVNDAVVDEWKAETSPFDRVKEVLLETTSYQYAKSIAKRARVSEPSARKHLNTLAEAGYADTDDAGKGTRYKRSRETVAMSRIQELHSELTKDELVDGIRDLKSQIRQFQDEYDAIDPDELAVELEADDGDGWTAVSRWRALEENLKLAQAALSLYDFDPDGESGSASDSRGSFANDAGDLPA